In the genome of Flavobacterium panacagri, one region contains:
- a CDS encoding mechanosensitive ion channel family protein: MEDFVQDVFKHLENYYYSIVDLTPKFILAVVVILVSWFIATRIGIFAGNRLKAKMHDRLLAVFIARLIKSVLIIIGVLFMFKIIGLDGVAQSMLAGAGISAFVIGFALKDIGENFLAGILLAFKRPFNIGDIIESNGVKGEVINLNLRDTEVKSDSKIIYIPNALLIKNTLINYNSEGFLLQTFTVGLEYGSDYHHAIELVKEVLHKNEDVTDKDYENAAVITDVAAAGVIQLNIRYWVKTGPHGKNSECRSKIIAEVLNTLKENEFVLK; encoded by the coding sequence ATGGAAGATTTCGTTCAGGACGTTTTTAAACATTTAGAAAATTATTATTACAGTATTGTTGATCTTACGCCAAAATTTATTCTGGCTGTTGTTGTCATTCTGGTTTCGTGGTTCATTGCGACCCGCATTGGTATTTTTGCGGGAAACCGACTAAAAGCCAAAATGCACGACCGACTTCTGGCTGTTTTTATTGCCCGTTTAATCAAATCGGTTTTGATTATTATTGGGGTTTTGTTTATGTTTAAGATTATAGGTCTTGATGGAGTTGCGCAAAGCATGCTTGCCGGCGCGGGAATCTCAGCTTTTGTAATTGGTTTTGCGCTTAAAGACATTGGTGAAAATTTCCTTGCTGGAATTCTGCTGGCTTTTAAACGTCCTTTTAATATTGGCGATATTATAGAAAGCAACGGTGTAAAAGGCGAAGTCATCAACCTGAATCTGCGTGACACCGAAGTAAAGAGCGATTCTAAAATCATCTATATTCCCAATGCGCTTTTAATTAAAAATACACTCATCAACTACAATAGCGAAGGCTTTCTTTTACAGACTTTTACCGTTGGACTAGAATACGGTTCAGATTATCACCACGCCATTGAACTCGTAAAAGAAGTACTCCACAAAAACGAAGACGTAACCGACAAAGATTATGAAAACGCCGCGGTGATTACAGATGTTGCGGCAGCAGGTGTCATTCAGCTTAATATTCGGTATTGGGTAAAAACAGGGCCGCATGGTAAAAACTCCGAATGCCGTTCTAAAATTATTGCCGAAGTTTTGAATACTTTGAAGGAAAATGAGTTTGTTTTGAAATAA
- a CDS encoding cupin domain-containing protein has product MNTLTTIKITFTVLFFQQIAFAQETKKETAPPQYTIENCVNHFELDKAKKTKVGYQYWFADKDFTQENTLKMSIVEPGKSTHAPHHHPEEEFFYILEGTAEFYLDGKTKTAGPNTSFYCPPNAEHGISNVGKTDLKYLVIKKDLR; this is encoded by the coding sequence ATGAATACACTAACTACTATAAAAATCACATTCACTGTTTTATTTTTCCAGCAGATTGCCTTTGCTCAGGAAACCAAAAAAGAAACCGCACCGCCTCAATATACAATTGAAAACTGTGTCAATCATTTTGAATTAGACAAAGCGAAGAAAACCAAAGTCGGCTATCAATATTGGTTTGCCGATAAAGATTTTACTCAGGAAAACACCTTAAAAATGAGTATTGTTGAACCAGGAAAATCTACCCACGCGCCACATCATCATCCTGAGGAAGAATTTTTTTACATCTTAGAAGGAACAGCGGAATTCTATCTTGACGGAAAAACCAAAACGGCTGGCCCAAATACTAGTTTTTACTGTCCGCCAAATGCCGAGCACGGAATTAGCAATGTGGGAAAAACAGATTTAAAGTATTTGGTGATTAAAAAGGATTTGAGGTAG
- a CDS encoding type 1 glutamine amidotransferase domain-containing protein: protein MKKNIAILATNGFEESELASPKAYLEEQGWNADIISLKSGTIKSWKDGNWSKEYDVDVVLDQANEADYDALVLPGGVINPDLLRREENAVNFVRSFFKSKKPVAAICHGPQILVDAGVLEGRKVTSFFSVKNDLKNAGAQWEDSEVVVDNGLVTSRNPNDLPAFNKKMVEEIKEGIHERQTV from the coding sequence ATGAAAAAGAATATAGCCATATTGGCCACAAACGGTTTTGAAGAATCAGAATTAGCATCACCTAAAGCTTATCTAGAAGAGCAAGGTTGGAATGCAGATATCATCAGTTTGAAATCAGGAACTATCAAATCCTGGAAAGACGGTAATTGGAGTAAGGAATATGATGTTGATGTGGTATTAGACCAGGCAAACGAAGCTGATTATGATGCTTTGGTTCTTCCGGGAGGAGTTATAAACCCTGATTTATTAAGAAGAGAAGAGAATGCGGTAAATTTTGTGCGTTCCTTTTTTAAAAGTAAAAAACCAGTAGCAGCTATTTGTCATGGTCCTCAAATTCTGGTAGATGCGGGTGTTTTAGAAGGTCGAAAAGTAACTTCATTCTTCTCTGTTAAAAACGATTTGAAAAATGCTGGAGCGCAATGGGAAGATTCAGAAGTAGTTGTAGACAACGGATTAGTAACCAGCCGAAATCCTAATGATTTGCCTGCTTTTAATAAAAAAATGGTGGAAGAAATCAAAGAAGGAATACATGAGCGTCAGACGGTGTAA
- a CDS encoding DUF1877 family protein gives MSLTGSLYKLSNEELKNQRKNKFSELESLKETADLSYFAIDLLEILNKFSGLGSEAVGKIIQGNNSFSPEDGYIGYSTSEEVKKNKETILDQITIERFLEFWETGEKENYSFTRPSQKAFILEYFQNIKDAYEMAVNENKALIFRIG, from the coding sequence ATGTCATTAACAGGTTCACTATACAAACTTTCAAACGAGGAATTAAAAAATCAGAGAAAGAATAAATTTTCGGAATTAGAATCCTTGAAGGAAACTGCAGATTTGAGTTATTTCGCAATTGATTTACTTGAAATATTAAATAAGTTTTCAGGACTTGGCAGTGAAGCAGTGGGCAAAATAATCCAAGGCAATAACTCATTTTCTCCCGAAGATGGTTATATAGGTTATTCAACTTCTGAAGAAGTTAAGAAAAACAAGGAAACAATATTAGACCAAATAACAATTGAAAGATTTTTGGAGTTTTGGGAAACAGGCGAAAAAGAAAATTATTCATTTACAAGACCTAGCCAGAAAGCCTTCATTTTGGAATATTTTCAAAACATTAAAGACGCTTATGAAATGGCCGTAAACGAAAATAAGGCATTAATTTTCAGAATAGGCTAA
- a CDS encoding response regulator transcription factor: MNVLLIEDDKRISDFIVKGLEENNFTVHLAETGEIARDLIQHDIWDIILMDIMLPGIDGIQLTKLMRFKKNHTPILMLSALSDTDDKVNALDSGADDYLVKPFHFKELISRVNALTRRTKFNYDKAATLYNLGSLTINPEEHKVTENNELIDLSPREYKLLLFLLENRNKVISRTQILKAVWGINYDNNTNVVDVYVSYLRNKIERNHKFIHTIKGTGYMLKE, encoded by the coding sequence ATGAATGTTTTACTTATTGAAGATGATAAGCGCATCAGCGATTTTATAGTAAAAGGATTAGAAGAAAACAATTTTACTGTTCATCTTGCTGAGACTGGAGAAATCGCCAGAGATCTTATCCAACACGATATTTGGGATATTATTTTAATGGATATTATGCTTCCTGGAATTGACGGTATTCAATTAACTAAATTAATGCGTTTTAAAAAAAATCATACGCCTATTTTAATGCTCAGCGCCTTAAGTGACACCGATGATAAGGTTAATGCTTTAGATTCTGGCGCAGATGATTATTTGGTTAAGCCTTTTCATTTTAAAGAATTGATTTCAAGAGTTAATGCTTTGACAAGACGAACTAAATTTAACTACGACAAAGCAGCAACTTTGTATAATTTAGGAAGTTTAACTATAAATCCTGAAGAACATAAGGTTACAGAAAATAATGAATTGATTGATTTGTCTCCGAGAGAATATAAACTCCTGCTTTTTTTATTGGAAAACCGAAATAAGGTAATTTCAAGAACCCAGATATTAAAAGCCGTTTGGGGAATTAATTATGACAACAACACCAATGTCGTTGATGTTTATGTGTCGTATCTGAGAAATAAAATCGAGCGTAACCATAAATTTATCCATACCATAAAAGGTACAGGATATATGCTTAAAGAATAA
- a CDS encoding DUF3137 domain-containing protein, with product MDSENTSTKALQEVLNTLEIDRKKISETYKSAYILLGLAGLVLLVGFLIRFPTLAIFGALVPAIIGIITYYRVDDDARKYKNTYKINVVGSALKEINETLTITPQSGLPHYEFVSSELFTTRPDRYKTQDLVNGTADKTAFWFSEVHAEYKTETHTKNGTRTEWHTIFKGIIFVADFNKNFNVSTIVRPKSFGDSIGSWFSKNVFSFGNTDLVQLENTEFDSKFVTYSRNQIEARYILTPAMMERILNLNNKTDETISISFIHSKMYIAFPLSHNYFEAPIHSSLLDPNLLTDDLSIVRFMQDIVQELDLNTRIWGKE from the coding sequence ATGGATTCAGAAAATACTAGTACTAAAGCCTTGCAAGAGGTTTTGAATACATTAGAAATTGACCGAAAAAAAATATCCGAAACCTACAAAAGTGCTTATATCTTACTTGGCCTTGCTGGACTGGTATTGCTTGTTGGCTTTCTAATCCGTTTTCCTACATTAGCAATATTTGGAGCTTTGGTTCCTGCTATCATTGGCATTATAACCTATTACAGAGTAGATGATGATGCCAGAAAGTATAAAAACACTTATAAAATTAATGTGGTTGGATCTGCTTTAAAAGAGATTAATGAAACTTTGACCATTACACCTCAAAGCGGCTTACCACATTATGAATTTGTGAGTTCCGAGCTTTTTACCACTAGACCAGATCGTTATAAGACACAAGATTTAGTAAACGGAACAGCCGATAAAACCGCTTTTTGGTTCTCAGAAGTACATGCCGAGTACAAAACCGAAACGCATACTAAAAACGGAACCCGCACAGAATGGCATACGATTTTTAAGGGAATTATTTTTGTAGCCGATTTCAATAAAAACTTTAATGTGTCAACTATTGTTCGTCCAAAAAGTTTTGGAGATTCTATTGGTTCCTGGTTTTCTAAGAATGTCTTCAGTTTCGGCAACACCGATTTGGTTCAATTAGAAAACACTGAATTTGATAGTAAATTTGTAACCTATTCCAGAAACCAAATTGAAGCGAGATATATTCTGACTCCAGCCATGATGGAAAGAATTCTGAATTTAAACAACAAAACAGACGAAACAATTTCGATTTCTTTTATACACTCTAAAATGTATATTGCTTTTCCGTTGTCTCACAATTACTTTGAAGCTCCAATTCATTCTTCGCTGTTAGATCCTAATTTACTTACTGACGATCTTTCGATTGTGCGTTTTATGCAGGATATAGTGCAGGAACTGGATTTGAATACTCGAATTTGGGGAAAGGAATAA
- a CDS encoding sensor histidine kinase has protein sequence MRIRNRFTLISSLTFSVVFVIASIITYFSFYTYSEKIVYNELQKTCLLTGIFYLEKDELPENQHLLIGQQFRENSVEIITRVYDKRNQIVYGDKTSDNNINPERLDYIRKNRKLSFKSKHHFYFGSYYHDNQGDFVVFVKKNDVEFKTMTDRLQIIMIMVLIIGLITIYIVSRVLSNLAYSPIKNIIDQVNEIQASSLDRQIVTPDTKDDIQELVATYNNLFNRLSDTFSIQKNFINYVSHEFKTPLTAISGNLEVFAQKDRTSTEYKEMSEKVLENVYQIEDTLNTLMMLSGLRNNTELNEIFRVDELLWDINDQLPDIYELKSSPIQIALEVENDKLLSIKGNNNEIKIALYNIIENAVKYSNGNPIKISLLQQGNQLKIIIEDRGTGISEDDLLFIKQTFYRGKNVKDIKGSGVGLSLANIIFKQNNINFTITSKKDQGTTVTLEFPPL, from the coding sequence ATGAGAATACGTAATCGATTTACTCTAATATCTTCTTTGACTTTTAGCGTTGTATTTGTCATTGCTTCTATTATAACCTATTTTTCATTCTATACTTATTCCGAAAAAATTGTTTATAATGAGCTTCAAAAAACGTGTCTGCTAACGGGTATTTTTTATCTGGAGAAAGATGAATTACCAGAAAATCAGCATTTGTTAATTGGACAGCAATTCCGAGAAAATTCGGTAGAAATCATTACACGGGTTTATGATAAACGAAATCAAATTGTTTATGGAGACAAAACTTCAGATAACAATATAAATCCTGAAAGACTTGATTATATTCGAAAAAACCGAAAATTAAGCTTTAAATCAAAGCATCATTTCTATTTCGGAAGTTATTATCATGACAATCAAGGAGATTTTGTTGTTTTTGTAAAAAAGAACGATGTCGAATTCAAAACCATGACCGATAGACTACAGATTATTATGATTATGGTTCTAATCATTGGATTAATAACTATTTATATTGTAAGCCGTGTGCTTTCTAATTTGGCTTATAGTCCCATAAAAAATATCATCGATCAAGTAAATGAAATTCAGGCTTCATCTCTCGATCGACAAATTGTTACTCCAGATACGAAAGATGACATTCAGGAACTTGTAGCAACTTACAACAACTTATTCAACAGATTATCAGACACTTTTTCCATTCAGAAGAATTTCATCAATTATGTTTCGCATGAATTCAAAACGCCTTTAACCGCAATTTCAGGAAATCTTGAAGTATTTGCCCAAAAAGACAGAACAAGTACAGAATACAAAGAAATGTCTGAGAAAGTATTAGAAAACGTCTATCAGATAGAAGATACTTTGAATACACTCATGATGCTTTCGGGACTTCGAAACAATACAGAACTCAATGAAATTTTTAGAGTCGATGAATTACTTTGGGACATAAACGATCAACTACCAGATATTTATGAACTCAAAAGTTCGCCGATACAAATCGCCCTTGAAGTTGAAAACGACAAACTGCTTTCCATAAAAGGAAACAACAACGAAATTAAAATTGCTTTGTATAATATTATCGAAAATGCTGTCAAATATTCTAACGGAAACCCAATTAAAATAAGTCTGCTTCAGCAAGGTAATCAGCTTAAAATTATAATCGAAGACCGCGGAACTGGAATCAGTGAAGACGATTTATTATTTATCAAACAAACTTTTTACAGAGGCAAAAATGTAAAAGATATAAAAGGCAGCGGCGTTGGACTTTCGTTGGCCAATATTATCTTTAAACAAAACAATATAAACTTTACCATTACTTCCAAAAAAGATCAGGGAACAACGGTAACATTAGAGTTTCCGCCACTCTAA
- a CDS encoding TolC family protein — protein MKRILLTLFVIVSHKSVAQLTAINDTIVLSRSKAEALFLEKNISLISEKLNIDIADAQVIQAKLWPNPTLTIGEINLWNNATAQQLPPLWGNFGKTSQVTAELEQLIQTAGKRKKMIAMEKVNAAIAKEYFKTFLRNLKIEFRGNLTELQYNQAQTAIYKKQLSSMQILLKAYSNQVKQGNVGKGEYIRLKATELGFLKEISDLQKDNNALQKELKVLMNLPASSFIKLTDDGFVPDNKNIENINLGNLMASAVENRPDMKVLKLGNDYNDNKYKYERAMRTPDVTLGVSYDRGASLMNDFVGVGFSLDLPFFNRNQGNVKAAKLAVDQGKLLTEEKTLSVQSEVLQSYEDLLVTKKLYENVEANYEEDLNKLLEAYRKNFMQKNTSMLEFLDFVDAYLDNKSILLNAKKDLNKNLEELRYISGQEIN, from the coding sequence TTGAAACGTATACTTTTAACCTTGTTTGTTATTGTTTCACACAAAAGTGTGGCGCAGCTTACTGCAATAAACGATACAATTGTTCTTTCCAGATCAAAAGCCGAGGCTTTATTCCTGGAAAAGAATATTTCTCTTATTTCCGAAAAACTAAACATCGATATTGCCGATGCACAGGTAATTCAGGCAAAATTATGGCCTAATCCAACACTGACTATTGGCGAAATCAATCTTTGGAACAATGCTACGGCACAACAACTTCCTCCTCTATGGGGAAATTTTGGTAAAACATCTCAAGTTACTGCAGAATTAGAACAGCTAATTCAGACTGCCGGAAAACGTAAAAAGATGATTGCCATGGAAAAAGTGAATGCGGCTATTGCCAAAGAATACTTCAAGACTTTTTTGCGTAATCTAAAAATCGAATTCAGAGGCAATCTAACGGAACTGCAATACAATCAAGCTCAAACAGCGATTTACAAAAAACAGCTTTCGTCTATGCAGATTTTACTAAAAGCGTACAGCAATCAGGTAAAACAAGGCAATGTCGGCAAAGGCGAATATATTAGATTAAAAGCAACTGAACTTGGTTTTCTAAAAGAAATAAGTGATTTACAAAAAGACAATAATGCACTGCAAAAAGAGCTTAAAGTTTTGATGAATCTTCCTGCTTCAAGCTTTATCAAACTTACTGATGATGGTTTTGTTCCTGATAATAAAAACATTGAAAACATCAACCTAGGAAATCTTATGGCTTCGGCTGTAGAAAATCGTCCAGACATGAAAGTTCTTAAACTTGGAAACGATTACAACGACAACAAATACAAATACGAAAGAGCGATGCGAACTCCAGACGTTACTCTTGGTGTAAGTTATGACCGCGGAGCGAGTTTAATGAATGATTTCGTAGGAGTTGGCTTTTCTCTTGATCTTCCTTTTTTTAATAGAAATCAAGGAAATGTCAAAGCTGCAAAACTGGCAGTAGATCAGGGAAAATTATTAACTGAAGAGAAAACATTAAGCGTACAATCGGAAGTACTGCAATCTTATGAAGATTTATTGGTTACGAAAAAATTATATGAAAATGTAGAAGCCAATTACGAAGAAGATTTGAATAAACTTCTAGAAGCTTATCGTAAAAACTTCATGCAGAAAAACACCAGTATGCTGGAGTTTCTGGATTTTGTCGATGCCTATTTAGACAATAAATCAATCCTTCTTAATGCTAAAAAAGACCTCAACAAAAATCTGGAAGAACTACGGTATATCTCAGGTCAGGAAATCAATTAA
- a CDS encoding efflux RND transporter periplasmic adaptor subunit: MKKYIVFPILGVMLVYGCGKKEEVKETKDEKFCIDKDLKEKITIEPVQKRAVSESINLTGNITYNGDNVVQFNSLVEGIITKTAFSLGDYVRKGQVLAEIKSTELNSMQSESKSLQSQITVAQRNLQSVKSMFEDGISSQKDLMQAQSELDVLKSSLENVRANLAMFSASSERSVFQIKAPTEGYIVDKNISPGMQITDGSEPLFTISDLKEIWVLVNVYTSNLKNISENMPVDVTTPAYPGEIFKGKIKMMAKVFDADEHVLKARIVMENKNLKLKPGMTADIIIDKSLGGETLVAVPAKAVIFDNNRDHILIYKNDCTIETREINPIIKNNNWVYFDKGVNEGEMVITKNQLLIHERLKN, encoded by the coding sequence ATGAAAAAATATATTGTATTCCCGATACTTGGGGTAATGCTCGTTTACGGATGCGGCAAAAAAGAAGAAGTAAAAGAAACGAAAGACGAAAAGTTCTGCATTGATAAAGATCTAAAAGAAAAAATTACAATAGAGCCAGTACAAAAACGCGCTGTAAGCGAATCGATAAATCTTACTGGAAATATTACTTACAATGGTGATAATGTCGTTCAGTTTAACAGCCTTGTTGAAGGTATTATTACCAAAACTGCTTTCTCTTTGGGAGATTACGTTAGAAAAGGACAAGTTCTGGCAGAAATAAAAAGTACCGAATTAAACAGCATGCAGTCTGAAAGCAAATCATTGCAATCGCAGATAACAGTAGCGCAGCGCAATTTACAATCGGTTAAATCTATGTTTGAAGATGGAATTTCTTCTCAAAAAGATTTAATGCAGGCACAAAGCGAATTGGATGTTTTAAAATCATCGCTTGAAAACGTAAGAGCCAATCTGGCCATGTTTAGTGCCAGCAGCGAAAGATCTGTATTTCAGATAAAAGCTCCAACGGAAGGTTATATCGTAGACAAAAATATAAGTCCAGGAATGCAGATTACAGATGGCAGCGAACCACTTTTTACTATTTCTGACCTAAAAGAAATCTGGGTTTTGGTAAATGTTTACACCAGTAATTTAAAAAACATCTCTGAAAATATGCCTGTAGATGTTACAACACCAGCATATCCGGGAGAAATTTTTAAAGGGAAAATAAAAATGATGGCCAAAGTTTTTGATGCCGATGAACACGTTTTGAAAGCGAGAATCGTAATGGAAAACAAAAACTTAAAACTAAAACCAGGAATGACCGCAGATATTATTATTGATAAAAGTCTGGGTGGCGAAACATTAGTCGCTGTTCCAGCAAAAGCAGTCATTTTTGATAACAACCGCGATCATATTTTAATCTACAAAAATGACTGTACAATAGAAACCAGAGAAATTAATCCGATTATAAAAAACAACAACTGGGTTTATTTTGACAAAGGAGTCAACGAAGGCGAAATGGTTATTACCAAAAATCAGCTTTTAATACACGAAAGATTAAAAAACTAA
- a CDS encoding NACHT domain-containing protein → MIDQKLEVSNLIKPIIDSYKTLNDEWDNLLEIGLKDYLTDQTDKYYFTNTFIHRGEKVEFYKIYYPIKAKFKNLSSNFNDLNKIFENYKYVTIIGSAGSGKTTLVKHVFLTSIISQFKIPVLVELRFINDYGGDLERLIFEKTLKLSAKPSERILKRALKNGSFLFLLDGYDEIFSTKKNGNQSSN, encoded by the coding sequence ATGATTGATCAGAAATTAGAAGTAAGTAACTTAATAAAACCGATAATTGACTCTTACAAAACTCTTAATGATGAATGGGATAATCTGCTAGAAATTGGACTAAAAGATTATTTAACTGATCAAACTGACAAATATTATTTCACTAATACATTCATACACAGAGGAGAAAAAGTTGAGTTTTATAAAATATATTATCCGATCAAAGCAAAATTTAAAAATCTATCATCAAATTTTAATGATTTAAACAAAATATTTGAAAATTATAAATATGTAACTATTATTGGATCTGCTGGCAGCGGAAAAACAACTTTAGTAAAGCATGTTTTTTTGACATCAATCATCTCACAATTTAAAATTCCAGTTTTAGTTGAACTACGATTTATAAATGATTATGGAGGTGATCTTGAAAGATTAATATTTGAAAAGACATTAAAATTATCTGCCAAACCTTCAGAACGTATTTTAAAAAGAGCCTTAAAAAATGGAAGTTTCTTGTTTTTATTAGATGGATATGATGAAATTTTTTCTACAAAAAAAAATGGAAATCAATCGTCAAATTGA
- a CDS encoding LemA family protein: MFIVILVIAFIFIGVLIYNSLIGKRNQVTNAFSAIDVMLKKRFDLIPNLVEVVKQYTNYEQSTLTKIVELRAKATSSSLTDTEKASLDTELSTTVKGLMVTVENYPDLKANTNFLNLQSTWTESEEQIAAARRTYNAAVTDYNNAIMMFPGNIFSGMLNYTKIDVLETPEEERKNISAKELFNN; encoded by the coding sequence ATGTTTATTGTTATACTAGTTATTGCATTCATCTTTATTGGTGTATTAATTTATAATTCACTTATCGGAAAAAGAAATCAAGTAACCAATGCTTTTTCTGCTATTGATGTGATGCTGAAAAAACGTTTCGATTTGATTCCAAATCTGGTAGAAGTGGTAAAACAATACACGAATTACGAACAAAGTACTTTAACAAAAATCGTGGAACTTCGTGCAAAAGCTACTTCTAGTTCCTTAACCGATACTGAAAAAGCAAGTTTGGATACCGAATTAAGCACTACTGTAAAAGGTTTAATGGTTACGGTTGAAAATTATCCTGATTTGAAAGCCAACACTAATTTCCTGAACTTACAATCGACATGGACAGAAAGCGAAGAACAAATCGCTGCTGCAAGAAGAACCTATAACGCTGCCGTAACCGATTACAACAATGCTATTATGATGTTTCCTGGAAATATATTTTCTGGCATGTTGAATTATACCAAAATCGATGTTTTAGAAACTCCAGAAGAAGAGCGTAAAAACATTAGTGCAAAAGAGCTTTTTAACAATTAA
- a CDS encoding NACHT domain-containing protein translates to MEINRQIDLFIDSYSKNSFLITTRPGSGAENFSRFHDFFVEPLTKYDVEGFIKKIVESQERRQRIIEIIKEQKNSAYLHYLKNPLLLSMFIVAFESHPEIPSRKSSFYRNVFDTLYSKHDGITKNSFPREKLTKFEREDFERILNVFSYLTLIEGKIVFTNEFLTDKLADVIKYLDIKCNIENLIYDLVTPISIIVKDGFEYNFPHRSIQEYFAASLYQN, encoded by the coding sequence ATGGAAATCAATCGTCAAATTGACTTATTTATTGACTCTTATTCCAAAAACTCTTTTTTAATAACAACTAGACCTGGAAGTGGTGCAGAAAATTTCTCAAGGTTCCATGATTTTTTTGTTGAACCCTTAACAAAATATGATGTAGAAGGTTTTATAAAAAAAATTGTTGAATCACAAGAGCGAAGACAAAGGATTATTGAAATTATTAAAGAGCAAAAAAACTCGGCTTATCTTCATTATTTAAAAAATCCCTTATTACTTTCTATGTTCATTGTCGCATTTGAGAGTCATCCGGAAATTCCTTCACGCAAAAGCTCTTTTTATAGAAATGTATTTGACACACTTTATTCTAAACATGATGGAATTACAAAAAATAGTTTTCCCAGAGAAAAGCTTACTAAATTTGAAAGAGAAGATTTTGAACGTATTTTAAATGTCTTTTCCTACCTAACATTAATTGAAGGTAAAATTGTGTTTACAAATGAATTTTTAACAGATAAACTAGCCGATGTTATAAAGTATTTAGATATTAAATGCAATATTGAAAATCTAATTTATGATTTAGTGACACCTATTTCAATTATAGTAAAAGATGGTTTTGAATATAATTTTCCTCACAGATCCATTCAAGAATATTTTGCAGCCAGTTTATATCAAAATTAA